ATGATTAATCAAATGGTACTTCGCGGTGGATCTGTAGCCACTTCCAAAAATCACAGTAGATCGACCTACAGAAACTTTTTTCCTGCACAAACAAAATGGCAATTTTCAGGCATTAGACTAGCTAAATAATATGAATAACAATTTTTTAAACGACATCGATAAAGGACTTAGTAATACCCCTAAGTACCTACTATCTAAATATTTTTATGACAAAAAAGGAGATGCACTCTTTGTAGACATCATGAATATGCCTGAGTACTATCTTACTAGAGCAGAATTTGATATCTTCAAAAATCAAACGCAAAATATTATTGAAGGTTTACAACTAAACAAAGATACTTTTTTTGAATTAATCGAGCTCGGTGCTGGAGACGGAACCAAAACAAAAGAATTATTAAAAGTTTTAGATACTGAAAAATATAACTTTAATTATATACCTATAGATATTTCTCAAAATGCATTAGATCAATTAAAAGAGAGTGTTAACACGGAATTACCTCATGTAAAAACAACGACTAAACAAGGGGATTATTTTGAAGTTTTAGGGTCTTTAAAACAATCTAACCATCCTAAAATTATTTTATTTCTTGGCTCAAATATTGGTAATTTAAGTGATGCACTAGCTAAAGATTTTTTAACAAAATTATCAGACTCCTTAAAGTCAAATGACAAAGTACTATTAGGTTTAGATTTAATAAAATCTAAAAATATAGTTTTGCCTGCCTATAATGATAGTCAAGGTATTACAAAACGTTTCAACTTAAATTTATTAGACCGAATTAATAACGAATTCGGTGCTGATTTTGATACCGATTTATTTATTCATCAGCCAGAATACACGGAAGAAGAAGGAATAGCAAGAAGTTATTTAGTAAGCACTATATCTCAAAACGTCACGATTAAATCCTTAAATAAAACCTTTCATTTTGTTGAAGGTGAGCGCATACATACTGAAACCTCTAGAAAATACAATGACACTATTTTAAACTCGTATTTAGAAAACACGTCGCTTAAAATCATTGATAAACTAATTGATAGTAAGCAGTATTTTGCAGATTATATCTTAGATAAAAAATGATTACGAAAAAAAAAGGAGTGTTAGGGGTTTTGGGGCTTGGTAGCCGAAGTACTCTGTTTTATTTAGAACAACTGAATAAAACATACCATGCTGTAAAAGGTGATTATCACACCTTTCCTTCCATTACGTATTCAATAGATTTTAATACTATTAATCCTTTTCTACCTAATCAATTTGAGACTCTTAGACCTGTTGTTGACAAGAGTTTAAAAGCTCTTTTTAGTCATGATATTGACCATTGTATTATTCCTAATATCACTTTACATGAAACTACAGATCAACTATTTCTGACCACACCAATACTTCACCCTTTAGTTTTAAGTATAAAGCACTTAAAATCAATTAACACATCTGAAGTTATTGTGTTTGGGTCTTTATACACTATGACTTCAGCGTATATTTTAGACCATTTTAAATCAGAAAAAATAACCGTTGTTTTACCAGAAAAAGAGGATCAAATAAGCATTGATAACTGTCGTAAAAAACTTTACAATTATTCAGAAACGGAAACCGACTTTATAAATTACAAAAATCTAATAACTAAGTATAGTCAAAATTATGTGGTTATCATTGCTTGCACAGAATTATCGTTATGGAGTAATGAGTTGGGGAATTCAAAAGTAATAGATATGGCTTTGCTACAGGTTCAAGAAGCTATTAATTTATCGCTTTAATTGTAACCATAATACTTGTGCTTTTTAAACTACGTAAAACAACACCATAAAAAAGTGACAAATAGCACCTGCCAAGACAAATAGATGCCAAATAACGTGGTTATAAGGGATTTTCTCTATTGCATAAAACACAATACCCACAGTATAGGATAAACCTCCAGCCATGAGAAGTATAATACCATTAGGCTCCATTATACTAGATAACATAGAGAAATCAAATACAACTAGCCATCCCATAACTAAATATAATAATGTTGAAAAGAAATTAAAGCGCCCCGTAAAAAACAATTTTAAAACCACTCCAAAAATAGCAATCCCCCACACGGTATAAAACAATGGCCAACCTAGGCTTTGTTCTAAAGTAATTAATAAAACCGGGGTATACGTTCCTGCAATCAATAAGTAAATACTAACATGATCTACAATCCTAAAATAGTGTTTCTTTTTTTCGTCAGAAATAATATGATACAAGGTAGATGCTGTAAATAAAATAATTATAGATACCCCATATATAACAACACTAAACAAACTAAACTCTGTTTTTTTAGTCTCTAAAATAATTAACAACACCAAAGCGGCTATACCTAAAACAGCCCCGATACCATGGGTTAAGGCATTTAATTTTTCTTCAAAAAGTGTTTGCTTACGCATTAGTTGTTATTAGATTTATCTGTTGCATTCCATTTGTATGATAATTTGTAGTATTCAAAGTTTAATGGTGATTTTACTAATTTTATTCGCCCTTGCTGCCAAGCTCTAACTAAAATATCTTCGATTAAATAATCTTCTTCCACGTTTTCAGGGTCATACTCTCGTTTTAAAGAGATATTAAATAAATAGGCTGTACTGTTATACCAAAAAGCTCGCCAACCATTTCGTAATTCTTTTATTAAGTCAAAAGCTGTAATCCCCGTTTGCCTGTGTATTAACTTGACTAAGATTTGACCTTCTGTTTTAGTTAATTTTTTTAACTCTTCAGAAAATTCTTCTTCAATATATTTTTGTACTTTTTTTGCGTACTTTTTCTTATCTCGTTTTCTAGTTAAAGTTTTCAACCTTGTATTTAAAGCCTTCAACCGGTCCGCTGCCAATTTAGCATAAGGGTATACCTTAATTGTTTTTCGCATTAAAATATAATAACGCCGTTTGTCTTCCCTATTACTAAAAGTTAGTTTATCCAGCAACATAATTTCATCTAAATAAATAGACTTGTGCGGGATAGAATCTCCTTCAATAATAATATACTCGACTTCTGTCGAATCTTGAACAACCTCATTTTCTTCTTGAGCAAAAACCCAAAAAGGGAGGCATAAAAAAAGGTAAATAATATACTTCATAGTGACATAACTGCTAAAACTATTCCAAAATAGAACATTTTATTGAACAAAATTAATAATTAACGTCTTGCTAGCTATTAAAAAGTGTGAATATTCTTATTTTAGACAAAAATTAAATCAAAATGGCAACAAAAAGCATACTTAACAAAAAGTCAATGGGCTTTTTAGAAAAATATTTAAATAATGCAGCTCCAACTGGATACGAGTGGGACGGTCAAAAAATATGGATGGATTATCTTAAACCATATGTAGACGAGTTTTTTACGGATACTTATGGTACTGCTGTCGGTGTGATCAATCCAGACGCAAAATTTAAAGTAGTTATTGAGGGCCATGCAGACGAAATCTCTTGGTATGTTAATTATATTTCCGATAACGGATTAATCTATGTAGTAAGAAACGGTGGTAGTGATCATCAAATTGCTCCAAGTAAAATAGTTAATATTCATACTAAAAACGGTATTGTAAAAGGTGTTTTTGGTTGGCCAGCAATCCATACACGCAACAAAGCTAAAGAAGAAGCTCCAAAACCACACAATATTACAATAGATGTTGGTGCTAAAGACAAAGAAGAAGTTGAGAAAATGGGCGTTCACGTGGGGTGTGTTATTACTTATCCAGACGAATTTCATATCCTAAACGGTGACAAATTTGTATGTCGTGCTTTAGATAACCGTATGGGTGGTTTTATGATTGCTGAAGTGGCGCGTTTACTTAAAGAAAATAAGAAAACATTACCATTTGGTCTATATATCACTAATTCTGTTCAAGAAGAAATAGGTTTACGTGGTGCCCAAATGATTACTGAAACAATCAAGCCAAATGTGGCAATTGTTACTGATGTAACACATGACACGACAACACCAATGATTGATATGAAAGTACAAGGTCATGTTGAGATTGGGAAAGGACCTGTTGTAGCTTATGCTCCAGCTGTACAACAAAAATTACGTGATTTAATTACAGATACTGCAGATGATAATAAAATACCGTTCCAACGCGCTGCTTTAAGTAGAGCAACAGGAACCGACACGGATGCCTTTGCGTACAGTAATGGTGGTGTTGCGTCTGCTTTAATCTCTTTACCGTTACGCTACATGCATACCACTGTAGAAATGGTACACCAAGATGATGTAGAAAACGTGATTAAATTAATTTATGAAACATTACTTAAAATTGAAGATGGTGAAACATTTTCTTATTTTAAATAATCAATTATGATCATTTAAATACAAATAACATAAAACAATTAAAGCCTCTTTTTGAGGCTTTTTTTTATCTTTATACTATGGATTTAAAACAACAAAAACACTTATTTGATTTACCGGAGAACATAACGTATTTAAATATTGCGTCGCAATCTCCAGCCTTTAATACAATGCATCAAGCTGGTTTAGATGGATTACTACAAAAAAGAAGGCCTTATTTAATTAAGGGTTCTGATTATTTTGAACCCGTAAAACAACTTAAATCCCTATTTGCACAACTTATTGATGAAGACGATTATAACCGTATTGCTTTAATTCCGTCAGCATCTTATGGTATTGCTACAGTCACAAATAACATTGTTTTAAATCCAACCGACGAAATTTTGATTATTGACGAGCAGTTTCCTAGTAATTACTATTCCTGGAAAAGATTGGCCGACCAATACCAAGCAACTATTAAGGTTGTAAAAGTGCCTTTAGGTTCTGAAAACAATGGTAAACAATGGAATTTAGATATCATAGAAGCTATAAATAGTAATACTGCTGTGGTAGCAATGGGTCATATCCATTGGTCTAACGGAACGTTATTCGATTTAAAAGCAATCCGAGAAAAATCTAAACAACATCAAGCGTTATTAATTATTGATGGTAGCCAAAGTATTGGCGCATTACCATTCTCTGTTAAAGAGCTACAACCAGATGCACTAATTTGTGCAGGATACAAATGGCTATTTGGACCGTACGGTTGTGGTTATGCTTATTTTAGTGAAACGTTTGATAACGGTATTCCGCTTGAAGAAAATTGGACCAATCGATTAGATAGCGACAATTTTTCAGGCTTAACAAACTATCAAGAACAATACAAACCATTAGCCAATCGCTATTGCGCAGGAGAAAGTGCAAGCTTTTTAAATGTGAAAATGCAAATCGCAGCATTACAACAAGTTTTAGAATGGACTCCTTTAGCTATTCAACAGTATTGTAAAACAATAACACAAAAAGCTGTTCACGACTTAAGGCTACTCGGTTTTATAATTGAAGATGACGAGTATAGAACGCATCATTTATTTGGAATTAAATTACCAAAAAACATAGCACCCGAAATTGTAAAGCAAACATTGGCTGATCATAATATTTTTGTTTCCTTTAGAGGAAATTATATTAGATTGTCTTGTCATGTATTTAATACTGCTGAAGATTTTAAATCATTAATCTCTTGTTTTTCATATATAATTAAAACAACTTAAAATGAACGAATTAATTGATATTGTGGATAAAAAGGGACTTCCCACTGGTCAAACTGCTTTAAAAAGCGAAATCCATAGTAAAGGACACTATCACAACACTGTACATATTTGGTTTTACACAACAGATGGTGAGATCTTATTAGCACAACGTGGGGCCTCAAAACTAATCTATCCTTTGCTTTGGGATGTGTCTGTCGCGGGACATATTAATGCTGGTGAAACTTTAAAAAAAGGCGCTATTAGAGAAGTAAAAGAAGAAATAGGTTTAAAAATTTCTAAAAAAGACTTAGATAAAATCGGCGTTTTTGAGTGCTTTAAAACGTACCCAAATGGCATTATTGACAATGAGTTTCATCATACCTACATAACACAATTAGACCTATCGTTTTCATCTCTAATACTTCAAGAGGAAGAAGTGGAAGCTTTAAAACTAGTAAGTATGTTTGATTTTTTCGAACTTTTAGAAAACAGTGCAACCAACGGGCATTTTATAGCGTGTAATTCTGATTATTATAATATTGTCGCTGAAGCCATTTTAAAAAAGATAACCTAACGTTTTAAAATAACGTTAAATACCCTAACTTAGCCCGATGCAATTACTATTAATGGCCCTAGCGCCAATCTTTATTATCATTTTTTACATCTATCTAAAAGATAAATATGAAAAAGAACCCAAACGATTATTAATAATTTCGTTTTTATTAGGAGCCATTGTTAGTATAATTATTACCACACTACTTTACTCCGTCTTTAATACTTTAGTTCCTTTACAGGATAAATTAAGTGTTTGGGAACAATTTAAACAAGCCTTTTTTGTTGTCGGTTTCTCGGAAGAGCTAAGTAAGTTTTTAATAGTGTTATTATTTGCTCAACAACGTAAAGAATTTAACGAACCCTTTGATGGTATTGTATATGCCGTAATGGTATCTATGGGGTTTGCAGCCACAGAAAATGTCATGTACGTTATGCAAAGTGGGCATGCAACTGCATTAGCTAGAGCTTTTACAGCAGTGCCAGCACACGCCACTTTCGGTATTTTAATGGGATACTTTATGGGTAAAGCTAAGTTTGCACCTAATAAATTATACTTAAATTTATTAGGCTTACTTTCTGCTATTTTATTTCATGGTGCTTATGACTTTTTCTTATTTATCAACTTTATCCCAGGTATTTGGATTGGTGCCTTTATATCTTTAGGTATTGGATTATACCTATCCAAAAAAGCTATAAAATACCATCAACAGAGTTCTCACTTTAAAGATACAACGGAGATTATTTCTTAATAAATTTTAAGGTTTGAATAGTACCTTCATTATAAAACGTCACAAAATATAATCCATTAGCGAAACTACTAACATCAATTTGTTTCTGGCGGTAAATATGAGTCTTTAAAATCGTTTTTCCAGAGATATCACTAATAGTCAACGCTAATAATTGGCTTAGCGTTGACTGTAATTGTAATTTGTCTTTTGCAGGGTTTGGATACAGGGTAACAATCTGATTGGTGTTAACAAACTGAGTATTTGACAACGTATTTTTATTCAATTCCGCCACATAACTATCTACAGAAATACCATCTTCTGCCCCACTCCAATCGCTACCAAATAATAATCTTGTTCCGCTTGGACTAATCGTAACATGTGGTTCTCCCCAATAGCCAATATCATCTTCATCACTTCTATGATGTGCTACACGGTACACATCTGAATCAAACTCATTTACTTTTGCTATAAACAGTTCTTGATCCAAAATTTGCACACCATCTTGTTGATAGCCTAAACTAGAGACGGCAACCCAACCACCATCTGTGTTTTTATGCGCTAATGCTGACATATGTGTCCCTGATTTTGGGTAACCATAATCACCAACAGGTGTTACAGAAAAACAATGCCCCGTTGTAGCATTGTGCGCCACTAATGTTCCTTGACAAGCGCCATTTGGTCCTTGCTCAAAACCAATAGAAAAATACGCGTCGTCACCATTACTTAATTGTCCTAAACAAGAATGTTCCGTACTTCCAACATTTAAATCTCTAACAAAAATACCATTTGCATCATATACTTTTCTATTATGATAAAAAAAATTACCACTAGGAAAAGGCATTGGTGACGTGTAATTAATGTCAGTAATATTAAATTGAGTTAGCGTACTTGTAGAAATTCTATAATAAAAAGCAGAACTATTCCCACATCTAAAAGCAAACACATCATCGTCCCATGACATCATTTGTATATCATTTCCACCAGATAATCCGTCAGATCCCGCACAACTACTAATCGTTCTAATATTAACAACAATAGTTTTGACTTGTGTTTCCAAATTATAACTAATCAAATCGTCGGTATTATTATCCATATAAAACAAGATATTAGGATCAATAAATGACCAAAAAACAGCTTCTAAATCGTCAGGATTAATATCTGAAAGCGTTCTAATAAACGAATAATCTTGACCATTTAATAGCTGATGTACACCGCCGCCATAGACAAGCATAAAACTTTCGTCTGTATTCCAAGATTGAATTGTATTATACATTGGAGCCACAAAACTACCAGCAGTTGCTTGAGTAATACGTCTAATATTTGTCGCCGGAAATGATGGATCCGTAACGGTTTCCAGATACCCCGGCTTTGCTAATGGCTGCATGGGATGTTGCGTTAAGTCGTTAACACTATAGCCTACTGTTAAATCTTGAGCGGTACCAAATTGAAAAATAACGCATAATACAAGGAGTAGTTTTACTTTCATAAATAAAGGTTTATTTATCTTAATTACGTAAAAACAAGTGCATTGGACTTAATGCTTAAATCATTTGAAATAATATAATAGA
This portion of the Olleya sp. Bg11-27 genome encodes:
- a CDS encoding NUDIX hydrolase, encoding MNELIDIVDKKGLPTGQTALKSEIHSKGHYHNTVHIWFYTTDGEILLAQRGASKLIYPLLWDVSVAGHINAGETLKKGAIREVKEEIGLKISKKDLDKIGVFECFKTYPNGIIDNEFHHTYITQLDLSFSSLILQEEEVEALKLVSMFDFFELLENSATNGHFIACNSDYYNIVAEAILKKIT
- a CDS encoding T9SS type A sorting domain-containing protein; amino-acid sequence: MKVKLLLVLCVIFQFGTAQDLTVGYSVNDLTQHPMQPLAKPGYLETVTDPSFPATNIRRITQATAGSFVAPMYNTIQSWNTDESFMLVYGGGVHQLLNGQDYSFIRTLSDINPDDLEAVFWSFIDPNILFYMDNNTDDLISYNLETQVKTIVVNIRTISSCAGSDGLSGGNDIQMMSWDDDVFAFRCGNSSAFYYRISTSTLTQFNITDINYTSPMPFPSGNFFYHNRKVYDANGIFVRDLNVGSTEHSCLGQLSNGDDAYFSIGFEQGPNGACQGTLVAHNATTGHCFSVTPVGDYGYPKSGTHMSALAHKNTDGGWVAVSSLGYQQDGVQILDQELFIAKVNEFDSDVYRVAHHRSDEDDIGYWGEPHVTISPSGTRLLFGSDWSGAEDGISVDSYVAELNKNTLSNTQFVNTNQIVTLYPNPAKDKLQLQSTLSQLLALTISDISGKTILKTHIYRQKQIDVSSFANGLYFVTFYNEGTIQTLKFIKK
- a CDS encoding PrsW family intramembrane metalloprotease; the encoded protein is MQLLLMALAPIFIIIFYIYLKDKYEKEPKRLLIISFLLGAIVSIIITTLLYSVFNTLVPLQDKLSVWEQFKQAFFVVGFSEELSKFLIVLLFAQQRKEFNEPFDGIVYAVMVSMGFAATENVMYVMQSGHATALARAFTAVPAHATFGILMGYFMGKAKFAPNKLYLNLLGLLSAILFHGAYDFFLFINFIPGIWIGAFISLGIGLYLSKKAIKYHQQSSHFKDTTEIIS
- the trhA gene encoding PAQR family membrane homeostasis protein TrhA; translated protein: MRKQTLFEEKLNALTHGIGAVLGIAALVLLIILETKKTEFSLFSVVIYGVSIIILFTASTLYHIISDEKKKHYFRIVDHVSIYLLIAGTYTPVLLITLEQSLGWPLFYTVWGIAIFGVVLKLFFTGRFNFFSTLLYLVMGWLVVFDFSMLSSIMEPNGIILLMAGGLSYTVGIVFYAIEKIPYNHVIWHLFVLAGAICHFFMVLFYVV
- a CDS encoding DUF4294 domain-containing protein, translating into MKYIIYLFLCLPFWVFAQEENEVVQDSTEVEYIIIEGDSIPHKSIYLDEIMLLDKLTFSNREDKRRYYILMRKTIKVYPYAKLAADRLKALNTRLKTLTRKRDKKKYAKKVQKYIEEEFSEELKKLTKTEGQILVKLIHRQTGITAFDLIKELRNGWRAFWYNSTAYLFNISLKREYDPENVEEDYLIEDILVRAWQQGRIKLVKSPLNFEYYKLSYKWNATDKSNNN
- a CDS encoding aminotransferase class V-fold PLP-dependent enzyme, which gives rise to MDLKQQKHLFDLPENITYLNIASQSPAFNTMHQAGLDGLLQKRRPYLIKGSDYFEPVKQLKSLFAQLIDEDDYNRIALIPSASYGIATVTNNIVLNPTDEILIIDEQFPSNYYSWKRLADQYQATIKVVKVPLGSENNGKQWNLDIIEAINSNTAVVAMGHIHWSNGTLFDLKAIREKSKQHQALLIIDGSQSIGALPFSVKELQPDALICAGYKWLFGPYGCGYAYFSETFDNGIPLEENWTNRLDSDNFSGLTNYQEQYKPLANRYCAGESASFLNVKMQIAALQQVLEWTPLAIQQYCKTITQKAVHDLRLLGFIIEDDEYRTHHLFGIKLPKNIAPEIVKQTLADHNIFVSFRGNYIRLSCHVFNTAEDFKSLISCFSYIIKTT
- a CDS encoding L-histidine N(alpha)-methyltransferase, producing the protein MNNNFLNDIDKGLSNTPKYLLSKYFYDKKGDALFVDIMNMPEYYLTRAEFDIFKNQTQNIIEGLQLNKDTFFELIELGAGDGTKTKELLKVLDTEKYNFNYIPIDISQNALDQLKESVNTELPHVKTTTKQGDYFEVLGSLKQSNHPKIILFLGSNIGNLSDALAKDFLTKLSDSLKSNDKVLLGLDLIKSKNIVLPAYNDSQGITKRFNLNLLDRINNEFGADFDTDLFIHQPEYTEEEGIARSYLVSTISQNVTIKSLNKTFHFVEGERIHTETSRKYNDTILNSYLENTSLKIIDKLIDSKQYFADYILDKK
- a CDS encoding M42 family metallopeptidase; this encodes MATKSILNKKSMGFLEKYLNNAAPTGYEWDGQKIWMDYLKPYVDEFFTDTYGTAVGVINPDAKFKVVIEGHADEISWYVNYISDNGLIYVVRNGGSDHQIAPSKIVNIHTKNGIVKGVFGWPAIHTRNKAKEEAPKPHNITIDVGAKDKEEVEKMGVHVGCVITYPDEFHILNGDKFVCRALDNRMGGFMIAEVARLLKENKKTLPFGLYITNSVQEEIGLRGAQMITETIKPNVAIVTDVTHDTTTPMIDMKVQGHVEIGKGPVVAYAPAVQQKLRDLITDTADDNKIPFQRAALSRATGTDTDAFAYSNGGVASALISLPLRYMHTTVEMVHQDDVENVIKLIYETLLKIEDGETFSYFK
- a CDS encoding aspartate/glutamate racemase family protein, whose amino-acid sequence is MITKKKGVLGVLGLGSRSTLFYLEQLNKTYHAVKGDYHTFPSITYSIDFNTINPFLPNQFETLRPVVDKSLKALFSHDIDHCIIPNITLHETTDQLFLTTPILHPLVLSIKHLKSINTSEVIVFGSLYTMTSAYILDHFKSEKITVVLPEKEDQISIDNCRKKLYNYSETETDFINYKNLITKYSQNYVVIIACTELSLWSNELGNSKVIDMALLQVQEAINLSL